TCAGCTTGTGACCAAAACCGATGCAAACTAACGTATATAATGCGATAAAGATcagatctttatttattaatagatttatGCCGTGTTTCAAGCGGAATATTGACAGATTTTTCTACACTTGTGCTGTCGGTTTATCCAGTAGATAGGGTATCCGAGACTATTCCATAAGCCGTGAAACTGGCTATTAAAATAACGGCATAATTGCTTATATCATTGTTACTTTCCCCATGTAGTTATACCACAAGTCTGAATCTCGCTACACACATTACGTATGGTAATCTTGCGTTGACACGCCAAGGCAAGATTTCACCTTCTACCAGTTCGTGTATCATTTTACTCTCTGTGCTTTAGGCCTCCCTTCCTCTTACGCTTGCTACGCACATGTTCCGGCCGGCACGTTCGGTTCGActgtatttatcaaacaacaaaaccgactggAAGCAATCACTGAACTTGTTTGCAGTTGCAGCTgttgaatatgtgtgtagcaagctttatGATGATATTAGCCACATATTACAAAGAAACATGTATGCGAGCGATATCAACGTAAGTGGAAATAAGACCTTATTCTTCGTAAATGTGTAGGAGATGATAACAACGGGTTTGTAGCGAAGcgtataaacaaatataaaataagggTGTCTTCACCGTGACCGCATCAATgtttgttttccttcaccttaaAGCTCGCTTGCCTTACATAACTGTTTTATAACTTAGAGTATAACTTAGCACTCACTAATCTAACACTGTCTCGTCCAATTGTTTTGCGTATCACTATTATTGCTATGTCCTTTCGCGATGACCGGTGACCGTCACCTATcagattttctttataaatacattttattttatgtaacatatgtttattatacttaatttctgtatctattttattatagaacagAATTGATCGTTCCATCTTCGGATAGAACTAATCAAAGTTCTAATCAAGCAACAGGCCACGACAAGGTCACTAGACCAATATGGTTCCTACACAACCAATCAGCCAGGTGACCAATCGTGCAACTAGTTGACCATCAACTGATCGAACAACAAATTGCGCTCGCAGTTGAACAACAAGTTGGTATACAAGTTGGACAACATGTTGGACGACCTGTTGGGCAACCAGTTGGACAACAAGTTCGCCAATTTAGCTATACACAGTGAGCTAGTCGGTAAGGGGTGTATCGTGTAGAAAATCTGAAGGTTTGGTCTCCGGTGaggggcgcgggcggcgcggggcgcgggtGTTAGTGGCGCAGGATggcggggcgggcgcgggcgcgggcgcgcgcGGGCCCGCGTCAATATGCGCGCCGCTCCTCCAGCTCCGACATCTGCAatgtacacatattataatatattatctgtaTAATACAAGAACATAATTATCTTGAAACGTTTAAGGTCTTCTTACAATGTGACATGATGACATTTCTTTATCAAACTTGCACCGCGGGAATTGGAACAACATAGCAGCAACGTTCacaataaatgattatttaatttaggcCAGCCATTAAGCGACTGGAAGCCAGGCACATTAAATTGGGATAACCAcagttaaattgtgggtctcgacTGTCATACTCAAAAATCTTCGACAGCCGTTctcattagtcagaagctttaaagtctgacaaccagtcttaccgaagggtgttGTATTTCATCCCAGGTatctgggttgtggaggtccgataggcagtcgttaCATGTAAAATCCTAGTATCTATATGCATCTGGTAAgcctggaagccgacttcaacatagttggaagaaaggctattGAATTagtaataatctatactaatataataaagctgaagagtttgtttgtttgtttgattgtttgtttgtttgtttgtttgaacgcgctaatctcaggaactactggtccgatttgaaaaattctttcagtgttagatagcccatttatcgaggaaggctataggctatataacatcacgctacggtcattaggagcggagtagcaacgaaaaatgttacaaaaacggggaaaattttgacccattcttttaggtgacgcaagcgaagttgcgcgggtcagctagtatataatataatgtgtgtATAGTTACGTTGGAGTGTCGGGCGCGCTTGTGCGGCGGGTCGTCGGGCGCCTCCTCGATCACCAGCTCGCCGCCCACCGAGCCGCAGCTGTCGCCGCCGCCCGAGTAGCCGCCGctacacatacatatacactTAGTATACAGATCAATGCAATGCTTAAAGCTTACACACAATATTGTTATgaccaataaaacaaaataatactgtaCGAATACCATAccaatgaattaaaataaaccaataaaataaaagtaacatggCAGATGTCATATTTCAAGACATACAGTCAagttgggtaactttgaatcatttgggtaataTTGACAGTGAGAATTTAAACtagtttagattattttttccAATGAAagcaacacaattgataaagattcattttagttttgcaaacttttatcaattgtgttggtttcatatcaAACGTTGTACGTCCCGTTATACATAAACTGTCTTTCTGAAAAAGTAGCGTAAACTCTCATTAGTACGTTTGGTGGAAAAGTCAAAATACTGTAAACTAGTCAGAGCTTACACcacgtttataaataagacaGTAATAACACATGGACGTGTAAATTTCATAGTAAAGAGCGAGAATTAACAATTGTTTATTAAACCACCACAAGCTATTCAACTATTCCAAAGCACTAAATAATCTTTTATGCCGAAATATCTACATATTAGAAGTCATAGATACAttacactataaaaatatacgatttttttttgtaattatgttatgtatattatttcaaatacctaTCACCTATCAAATTTTCTATCTTAATCTTATTTCTAAATGACTATATTTTATGTCCCACAACACTCCCTTTTTAtgtcaattaaaacaattactaGGTATTAAAGTGCACTTACCCGTAGTAAGGCGAGTGCTGGTGTATGACGACGTTGGCGGGCACGTCCTCCTCCTGGATGGACACTAGGTTGCCGCCGGTCGTGCCCACCACGTACTTCTCTGTAACATcacaatacaaacattattacatGATTTAGACTTGTCcaatatgatataaaaaaaaatatattgtagaactatatactatactataactATATACTATAACTAATACTAagaagctcgtggctaagtaacaacagtctAGGTTGTGCCGTGTAATAACTGTATGAAGGTAtgataagcagtcgctccatgtagaatactggtattcagctgcacctggtgagtctggaagccgactccaacatagttggaagaaagccTAGATTGATGATGTTACTATTTCGTCTTCTTTTTTTTCACCTATCTTAATGTAGAAGTATCATTCCGTAACAAATTACGTTACTTTCAATACAGGAACTAGGTTTATCTTTAGCCATAGCTTCActgtatagtatataatatagttcATACTGCACTATAGTGTCACTATATACAAGAGATAGTAATAAATAGCGCGCGTACCTTCCCTCTCGCCGCCGGCGCCGTTGGTGACGACGGTGATCTGGTGTCCCGCCATGACCAGCGCGCCCGTGCCCGCGCTGTAGGCCAGCCCGTGACCTGCCACACAACGTCACTCGGTTACACTCACACAAATACTCATTGGTACATATTGTTTGTGCACACGCTCATTACTAAGTTATTTCAGTATCGACACTTTCCGCTGATGATTATTCGTTTAAATGTTTTGCAACGGCCGTTTGAGGTTTGTTCATCGTAGTAAGAATCTTTTGCTTAGAATGTACGATTATTGCTTATAGCATCACACCTGTTAAACCCGAACGTGTACGCAGTGGTGTACGAAATACACGCAGCGTCACAACTTTAACAATGGTAGTCGCATATAAAAGAGAGGGAGCCCTTTGATATGCAACGAGCAAGTTACCAAATATCCTAAGATATAAAGCAAAAGCACTGTCTGACCGGAAAATCGAAGCCGGGAGACCACACAGAGAGAAAATACTTTCGTAACgtaaataatagataataatgaaTAGTTTATAATGTGTATAAGTACCGGGTGAGCCGGGCGCGCTCTGACTGACGCCGGAGCGCTGCGGGAACAAGTACTGCGTGGACTGGCTGTTGTTGCTGCTCAGGCGCTGCTGACTCGACTGCGAACATACACACGTTACTCACATAAACTTGTGTACTATTACTGGTCACTCCTATGGCTTCAATTAGAAATAAGTCTAATAGTTTGTACGTATTATGAACAGAAATAAGGCCTTTCAAGTATAAGCGGCATCTGTTACTCAATATAATCATATACATTTGTTGTATctatgtgttatattttttttttatttgccctttttgtcccactgctgggcaaaggcctcccctctttcttTCCTTAACTGTCTGTCTCGCGTCATATTCTGCCACGATGGACCCGCGAATGCCGTTATATCATGATGCCACGTACGTCGTGGTCGGCCTGGGCAACGATGTCCATCTTGTTATATTATCAATGATTATAGTACGCACCTGTTGGTCCTGTTCCTCAGGCGGGAACAGGTCGGGCGTGGGCTCGCGCGACAGCTCCTCGGGCGTCACGAGCCCCGACACGCCCACCTGCGACGGAGACGTCGGCGCGCTCCTGCAATAACAACACAAACATACTCTATTAATAACCGTTACATTCAACATTTATTATGAGAAAAAATCAGAAgaaatttgttgaaaatatacAGTAGccattctgtatagtctgtaccgTCAAGTatagaaagtttgacatttaaaatgtattgccaaaatagttattaaggagcccggtagaggcgcttcACAGCTTttagtgtaaaatttctcgatacctagccggttgtcggtagtcgatagtagtagagaatcgagctaaagTACgcgccaatttttttttttgtatgtgtgaCTATAACAACCAGCCAGTGCAAGGCTTTAAACAGTAAAAACTAAAGACGTAAGAGAGGATTGCGGTTGATGGAgatgtggaggaacgaggtgatcgtgttcctccaaccaaagggaggatcctccgaccaggcgaggtgatcgtgcctggtgggcctaggctgcccgactgttgtagtcgggaacttgtacatatatatagtcagttgcagtgcaaacttcgatagcgcgatctaggacttgtgacgtcagtcacactgcgcgtggtggttgattgcgcgctggtcccagtagatgtcgcttgttatgtagcgagccgctacagaGATGTCACGACGGCGACGCTACCGGTCCATCACTTGCACTTGTCTTCTtcgtttattgtttttaatgtttaccTTCCATGTAGCAACTATTCAGGTACACACAGTTGTTTAGCACATACATTACGCATTGGTTGatcataattataaagtaaTCATTGCACTTGGATTTGTCGATTCACGTCCTACATATTTTATCTTAGATTTAAAGTAGTAAATTgcatataaatttatgttgtcaTTGATTTTTATAGAGTAGTGTGAAACAAATATCTGTATGACCAACAAATACTTGTCTCAGGCCCCCAgaagttacaatatttatagtgCGAAAGATAGTTAAATATGAATGATTACTAATAATTACCTTTCGTTAACGTTGGTCAGCatggaaaatataaataaagccAGCATTGTTGTAAAATATCATTAGCTATGTACTAGACCGTAACTTCTTAAGGTAAAGGGTGCCTTTTGCATTGCAGAATAAGTAGATACTGAATACTATGTTTTCCTATCTATCACTTGATTTCAAAAGAACCTGTATTGTACTAATAAAACATCGTAAAATGCTAATCCAGAACTATACTATGCACTATCATTTTCTCGTCTTAGCATACTATCATTTTGATCAAATGCATGGCTGTTTTGTTTATAGGAATATATTCTATGAAAACcgtgatatttaaaaattacgcACTCATGAACTTTATATAGCTGACATTAGCTGGCCTTTGTCTAGCATTGCTTTTGATGTACTACAGTATGTAACTCGAGCCAGTTAACTTTGTGTCTGAATATAGTAGATCAACGACGAAGGTGTCATTCTGTTCAATCATCCAAACTTCTTGCTATTTAGCTTTTTGTAACCGAACCGGCTGATCGCAGAAATAACATTCAaaacttgaatattatttatattcttaaatattatgCTGTCATTACGACTTTTACTAGTAACTTAGCGACAGAAATgcttttgagtatattttaaaattgatcgAAGTTTCGCCGTAAACATAGCAGACGTATAAATTTCGTGCGTTTCTACGTCTCCTTTACCTATATGTCGCTTTTgattgctatattcagacacacaaagttaaCCTACACATACTATAAGTGATAAAgctcttaataataaataaaacagtatatttataCCTGGAGGACAGTCCAAAAGGTGCTCTGAACTGGACGCCGCGCGGACGCCGCGGGCGGAAGGCGAGCTCGATGAGCTTGCCCTCGCTCTGCGGGTCGATGCGCCAGAAGCTGCCCTTACCCGGCTCCTCCTGGCTGCGGGGCACCTTGATGAAGTATCTGGAATAACCAACATGACAAATATAAGTAAGCTATTCATTCATTAATGTTAAGATAAAAGTCAGAaatttaactgcctctgtggcttTAACTTTTTCATAAAACAGCCTAAATTCGTAATTCGTCTTCCAACTCCTCGGGTGTAATTTTGTCTCATCAAAACTAATATTGTATATTCGTAAGCCTTATCGTGTTTATAATCCGTTGACACTATTTCGCAAAATCAATTGCTTGAGTATATATGACGATCCTGAATTAAAAAAGGGTTTCCTTTACAAATCAACCTCTTAGTGCTGAAATATTGCAAGTCCAGttacacccggtttctgaggtacatttagcggccgTTTATCTTTTCACTAGcgttaaaattcatacaaaaaaaacgctattgaatagattaactaccgctaaatgtacttcagaaaccgggtgtaACTGGACTTGCACTATTTCAGCACTAAGAGCTTACCGGGGGTGTAACATACCTATTTAGTGAGTAACATACCTATTGAGCGATAAATTGTGACGTATAGAATTCTGCCAGCCCTTATCAGCGGTGCGGTAGTAGGGGTAGTGCTTGGTGATGTAGCTGTAGATGCCGGAGAGCGTGAGCTGCTTGTCGGGCGCCGAGGCCACGGCCTGCACGATGAGCTGCGCGTAGCTGTAGGGCGGCTTGGCGTCGTCGCGCGCCTCGCGCACCTCGCGCACGTCGCGCACGTCCCGCACGTCGCGGACGTCGCGGGAACTGCCGTAGCCTGACTCTGAGTTTGATGATGTCGCCTGCAAGAAATTTACATAAGACATAGTAGAGGATGTAATATAAAAGTAACGACTAACCTATTAACAAATCAGTGGCcacttaaaatacataaaaatctagaggtattattatacatttctattatacatttctactaaaataatctataaaGATTTTTGGATCATTCCAAAAGTTGACGAAAAAGTAAGTCCttttccaccacgctggccaatagCAGTATGTGCATTGCATTTCTaaaagaactcttaggcatgaCGGTTTTATAGCGATCTTTTTCTTCGCCGATAAGacaagttaaaattatttttgaaaagctCCGAGAAGTCATTGGTGCGTAGAACAACTAAAAAGAGGTAATACAAAGTGACACTCACCGCAGTTCCATTGGAGTTCGGCCGGCCGTGATCAGCGAGGGCCGCGTAGTGCGCGACCAGGCCGAGGTCGGCGTGTCTCCGGCCCGAGGAGCCAGCGCCCCGGGGAGACGTCGGACAACTGTTCGCTGCACTTATTGTACCTAGAAAGTGATGTATATGTTTTAGATAATGTAGTATCTGTGGGGTTATTTACACTTCCTACTTTCTTTGAGGAATTCTTCATGTTATCGGCATCTAACCTAACCAAATGATTTTTATTGCCAGACTTTCGACAGTTTAACGTACCATCTCTATAGATTATATAATGGTGATCAAATTTCGTCTCCTGCTTCACTATTCCTTGAGCTGCTACCTATCACTTTTGCTTGCTGgtccttaataaaaatattcaacagcAGAATGCAAGGAGAATTGGGAGTGGTCGCCATTTATACTTATACCTTGCAGCTTCACCAGGAGACAAGACTACTGCCGACGACCTCATTCGCAATAAGAATGTTAGTTGAATCACGATATAAAAATAGTCTCATTTTATACTACTCTCAAGAATAAGTATCAAGTAACTCAACGGACCTGTAGGAGAAGGTGCTGGACTGCGTCCATCACTGTCCGTAGGTATAGTGATGCGTAGCGGCGGCATCGGCGCCGAGCTGCCGCCAGCGCCGCTCTCCTCCACCAGCGACTGGAACTCTAGGCGAATGTTCGTCGAAGGGAAGCGTAGTGTGCATCTGGAAATTGAGAATAACTTGTTAGGAAAtcgttttataataactttattgcaATTCCAAAAAAGCACATGTCTCATTATGAATGTATGAAACGTGTGCTCTTTTTATATTGGATGAACCAGAATCTTATatcaaattgcaataaaatttaaaggcTAGATCATCAGATGTTTCCTTCAACGAAAGTAAGTACATTATCAAGCATTATCTATGCGCAGCTTATCAAAAGCTACAGCTTTGAGTCTTGAAACCTTGAACTTTCAAACTTTCAACCAATACTATAACTTTAGCAACTggtattaaactaaataaacgaTCATGAATCTGATAAttcaatattcttttttatgcTAGAACAgcctgtatattattattaaattatctagTCTACTTAGTTCAATTATTTAGTTTCCATAACTGTCACGTAAGTTAACATTAATAATAGCCTTTGCATCGTTATTCCTCGCTATTTGGCCATCTGCCgaccaaataaaaacattaaaggATTGAAACTGGTGCAAAACTACTTTTAGTGGAATAAATCAATAGttggcgcccaacgtggggcCAAGCTTGGCGCCAGTGTTAAGCCTATAGTCAACTACATTGCACCGACACGGCTACATACGCAATTTAAATGACTACTAGCTTTGTAGAATTCAATGcataatacaattttcaaatcgTGCATCTTTAAATTATCCAGTATTTTACTTACTTCACCCTTGAACGGTTGTAACTACAAGGGTTGTGTTTTAAATGGCACATTATTCTCTGTCCGTACCAATAGCACCGTGCGCAAAATACTCGTAACGGCAATGACAAAAAACTCTCGTCTACAAACAGAATTGTCCTGTCTTTTTTGTTTCGCACTGGACAACCTATGTCTATAGACACAACCGAAGCTTTGGCCTGAGTTCTACCTTTAATTAATGCCTACACGACAAAGCCTGAAATACCTTTGAAAGCATCCAGTCTGGGCAATAACAAAGCACACAGGCAATCGCACAATCAATTATTCATATCCCTTTGACGTTATCGATATGTTTCACATGTTTTCTTTGATATTGGCTAAAGGGGGTGAACCCCGTTACAATACTGCATAGAGTCAATACGTAATTACAAGACAAGTCTATTTCTTGTCAAGGAAATATACATGTAACGTTTACGATTTGAGCTTGAACTGGATATGTAAATGTGACATAATAGTTTCGTATTTGCGTGTGCGATTGTGAAACATGTATTTTAGATACATGAATAGGACGTCAGATTATCATTAATGTGAtgaatgcttataaaaactTTCATGAAACATTGAAACCTTAACTGAGTCATTTGAAAGCCATTATCAAAACTGAAactattgattaaaattttaatattctttggCGCCCAACATGGGACTAAACACTAAGTACCCaaccaatatttttctttgcctACTTTATCAGACGTTAACGGCATCCAGGCTAGTATTTATGCCCCACCCCTCACCCCTCAGGCAGTGCAGTGAATTCAATAAGCGAACAGACGTCGGGACGCAGCGGTCCGTAATGAACTGTCGGCATGACAACGCGCTCAATGCGCTTTAAACGGGACATAAGCCGTCTGGAGTACGCAGACGGAAAATATATAAGTTGATGGTAAAGAGAAATGCATACAAAAGAGAAATTGAAGTCTTAAaagaatttatgaaaatatcaattctTTGAAGTTAAATATTTGCTGCAATATGTAAGTGGAAGTAAAATCtagtaattgttaaaataacttcACATTGAGTGAAACACAAAGTACGAATTGAAATGAGATTTCTTAAGTCGTAAACATTGTTTTTCACCAAATTGTCTGCCTTTTAAATCTACCCTAGCTGCTGAAATCTTAAATAAAGCATTCCAAAAAACCCACAACGTTTCAtattcagtctgtaataattctATTAAACAACTTATGAAAACGAGGACACTCCTAAGATGACATAAACACGTGAATAGCCAAGACACCACACGATCGCACCCGCCCACGCGTCTATTGACGTCCATTCATATCCAGATCAATGCATCCGTGGAACTCTGAAGCTTGTACGATGTCAGCATTTCCGTTGCGCTCGTAGCAGAAATTCAACGGCAcgttttagttttgtaaatacaaCCACGTTTTGTAAAGTTATCTACATATACTTATTTGGTTATACAGCATATTGAAGAAGCAATTTCCTCCTGTAGTCCTATATTCAGCTAAAAATatgaggtagtccatctagattCTAGGGCACGCGTTCGAAAAGCACCTGcccaatatatgtatatactgaTGGGTACTcttcgtggactaggctaggtACTTTTCGTCaaggtgctattcgaacgggtgctctagatggactaccttaCAGATATGTCTATTTGACAACTGGTGACAAGAAATTTACCCTTTTtcttaaccttttcaccgccagagtaatattgaaaatcggtgttccccacgccaagcaataaattccttcgtttatacctacaaaataatagtcacgggaaaagtgtatatcgataaaacttcgattaattttacgtgttcttatattatgagtaaaaattgcataaaagtaccacaaaattttattgaatttctcccatgtgtcaactttacactactcagtactcattacccaaaaataacaatgatatacacgaacaatttgcataaaaaaagtacttaattcaaatattttattcaaaaagtcacagcactaatcccagttgtgacgacaccttttgacgttaagaaacgccactggcgtggtcagcgctgcgatttcaaattttgccgccttatattagagatgtaccagtgtgacccgctcctgcttagcacgggtatttaataacaatatttctccactatttcttgaatgtaatattatacataaaacattcctttttaatcattctatctattaaaaaaacgcatcaatatctgttgcgtagttttaaagatttaagcatacaaatatactatgtagtgataacatatttctaatattgaataacgacaaaagtagtaactatacctaaaaggtacaataaacatagatagtacgtattggcatgataactgtgtttttttgttagtcctacaacattaataatacctt
Above is a genomic segment from Anticarsia gemmatalis isolate Benzon Research Colony breed Stoneville strain chromosome 8, ilAntGemm2 primary, whole genome shotgun sequence containing:
- the FoxK gene encoding forkhead box K, with protein sequence MAQTQFTRSTESDAWALLSLKAPPSPSKVQWAQEPAPIAIARLDGRDFEYLIRQKKVIIGRNSSRGQVDVNMGHSSFISRRHLELFYDHPEFYLTCNSKNGVLVDGVFQRKGSAAMLLPKRCTLRFPSTNIRLEFQSLVEESGAGGSSAPMPPLRITIPTDSDGRSPAPSPTGTISAANSCPTSPRGAGSSGRRHADLGLVAHYAALADHGRPNSNGTAATSSNSESGYGSSRDVRDVRDVRDVREVREARDDAKPPYSYAQLIVQAVASAPDKQLTLSGIYSYITKHYPYYRTADKGWQNSIRHNLSLNRYFIKVPRSQEEPGKGSFWRIDPQSEGKLIELAFRPRRPRGVQFRAPFGLSSRSAPTSPSQVGVSGLVTPEELSREPTPDLFPPEEQDQQSSQQRLSSNNSQSTQYLFPQRSGVSQSAPGSPGHGLAYSAGTGALVMAGHQITVVTNGAGGEREEKYVVGTTGGNLVSIQEEDVPANVVIHQHSPYYGGGYSGGGDSCGSVGGELVIEEAPDDPPHKRARHSNMSELEERRAY